Below is a genomic region from Triticum dicoccoides isolate Atlit2015 ecotype Zavitan chromosome 5A, WEW_v2.0, whole genome shotgun sequence.
ttacggttatttagttatgaattaaagcatttcaaCATGGCATACGagtaaatttaaccaaacatcatttttaagcatttcaaacatagatgaaagtggcaaattattaaactagacgaaattctaagaaagtttcatatttaaagtttttacatatgatgcaccgtttgtgagtaatgaaatgcatgaagtttaggggctgaTCTGCAAAAGTGCAAATCCCTGGAAATTGACTAATTCACAGATCTGAAAAAAAGGCTACACTGGACCGAAACTAAAACTGGAGCAGGCCCaacaaaataaagaaaaaaatgggCGCTGGGGCTCTCACTTCGGGCTGAGGCCCAGTCGGTAGAACAGCAGGCCGGGCAGGCCGAAAGCGGTGCTGGGCCTCGCAGGTCGATCGAAGCAGGGTGGCGCAGTCAACGCGCGGGCTGGACCGGGCGACCTTGCTCCTCTCTCGATCTGGACATCGGCGATGCACTGCATCTAGCGCATCCCTCTGCTCGCCAGAAAATAGAGCAGCGGCGGTGCTGGACAGAAAGGCAGCAGCGGGACTTGGGCGGAGGACGGCCTGAAACGGCAGCGCGGCGACGCGGTCCGGCGGCTCTGCTCGCCGGCGGTGGGTGAAGGTGGGGGCGCGGCTGCAGGCGcttggcccggggcggcgacgagcTGATGGACGACGGGGACGAGGTGGCGGCATCATGGAGGCGCGGTTCCCTATGAAGAAGAGAAAACATGAGAGAGCTTGAGTGCGTAGAGAGAAGGAAAAGAAGGAAGGAAAAAGGAGGAAGAGAGCTGGTCTCCAACAAAGTCGAGGCGCAGGGGAGGAGGCGCGACGAGGAGAAGCACGAGGTGCTCGGGCGGCCGGAGTGGCACCGGGGCTGGTCCTGGTGGTGCTCGATGATGCAAGGGCCCCGGTGGTGCTGCTTCTTGTCGTGGCGCGTGAGGAAGCAGAGGAGCTTGTGCGCGAGTCTGCAGGCGCGGGGTCCTGGTGACGCGGTCGCCGgcgacgggaggaggaggaggtgctcgGGCGGCTCGGCGGCGGCCATGGGAGCTCGTTCTCCTTTTGCTGCTCGGGATGGTCTGCTGGTTGCTGTTGCTCGCCGGCAGCGGTTGGGTCGACGACGGGGTCGAGGTGCGTCCCGGCGCCATGGGAGCTACGGGAGAGGTAGGCGCACGGGCAGAGGAGCTCTGGCTCCTGTAGGATTTGGGCGACGGCGGTGGTTGGACGGGAGGGGAAACGAGGAGAAAGTGGAGGCTTCGATTCATCTCGGGTGGAACTGGATCGGGACGATCCCGAGGGGAAttgtgagtgggtggcggcggcggctgggaggatgtGACAGGGCTTCTAAATTCTAGGGTTAGGCAGGTTTATATAGCAGGGGATTAAATGTTAgactatttggtccctccgataaaATCGGACGGTCCGAGATACAAAGGTTaggaagcccaaataagaaaacggtgacgttttgtagatgtttggggatgatcgggacacgacggtgacgactgctcgggtcgggtccgggacaattttcggacgcgtgcgcgaggagggccgcgggctgatgagagaggttaggttggacctggcggtagctcatgggctgtgtagacggtctctagctgagagaagagaagagagggaggcccggcgactgttttcggagaccgaaaacgtctgacattagaccggctatactgccactatagttaatcgttggggcatcaaacgaactccaattgcgatgaaacttggcaggcggtctacctacactataataagaccgcacaccaacgCTTATCCCATTCCGACaaaattttccggccacttataaaataatatttcggacgtgccgcgggcgcgtgcaagtgagtCTGGCCTCAGAACGGAccacggaaggaactgggagacccggacgaatgcaagttttgaaaacatgatgatgcaatgcacatgatgacatgatatgcaatgcatgacacgcaagcaatgacaacacaacaacagcgaataactggaggacacctggcacatcggtctcggggcgttacagagatCCATTGTCACCTCCTCTCTTTGTTATTGCTGCTGATTTGCTGCAATCTGTGGTTAATAAAATGCTCCAACAAGGACCCATTTCACTTCCAATACCATCTAATGACCCAGATTTCCCAATtcttcaatatgctgatgatactttgTTGATAGTTCAAGCAGATGAGGCCCAACTGCGAGCTCTCAAGAACACGCTGGCTGCTTTTTCTAAATCAACTGGATTAAAGGTGAACTTCCATAAGTCTTGCATTTTTCCCATCAATGTTGCACCTGATGAAGCAATCAGATTGGCTGCAGTTTTTGGCTGCCAGGTTGGGACACTGCCTTTCACTTACCTGGGTTTGCTTGTGGGCACTACCAAAGCCAGAGTTCAAGAGCTGGTACCTATTGTTGATAGAGTTGAAAGGAGACTCTCTGCCAGTTCCTCACTGCTACCCCAAGGTGCTAGACTGCAGCTATTACAGTCAGTTCtctcctctatgcctatttatttCCTTTTTAGTCTTAGTCTACCTGGTGCTGTTATAAAACAATTGGAAAGAATAATGAGGCAATGCTTATGGAGAGAAAATTCTGATACCTCAAAGCAATCTTTGGCAGCTTGGCCAATGGTATGTAAACCAAAAGATAAAGGAGGCATGGGTATTATCAACCTTGCAATTCAGAACAAAGCCTTGCTCACTAAACATCTACACAAGTTTTATAATAAGGCTGATATACCTTGGGTCTCTCTGATCTGGGACACTTACTATAATGGAGTGGTTCCCCATGCAATAGTCCAGTGTGGCTCTTCATGGTGGAGGGACATCATGAACTTAAATGAGGTTTATAGGTCACATTCTATCATCACAATCAATGATGGAAATAGTTCTCTGTTCTGGCATGATACTTGGAGCTTGGATGGATGTCATATGCCTATCAAGGAGAGGTTCCCAAGACTTTTCTCTTTTACACTTGATGATAAAATTTCAGTCAAGGATTTTATTGAAGATCTTGACATTGCCACATATTTTCAACTGCCCATATCTCATGAATAAATGGATGAGCTGGTATCTCTTAATACTGCCTTACATGGATTGTAGAGGAATCCCCATGAACCTGACTCCTAGTCATGGACACCTGGTAAAGGTTCTTACACTACCAAAAGTTATTATACACTGGCACACGCAAATTTACCAGATGATGATCCCTGTAAATGGATTTTGAAGAGCAAGTACACTATGAAAATTAAGGTCTTCGCATGGTTGGTGTTGAATGATAGACTCAACAAGAGACATTCTTCTTAGAAAGCATTGGAGGTCTGAGGAGGATGACAATTTATGCCCCATGTGTGTGGCTCAGTTACATGAAGATAGAGATCATCTTTTCTTCAGGTGCACATTCAGTAACAGAGTCTAGAACTATCTACAGATCAAATGGTATGTGGGGTTATCTCCTAGAGAATGTATTTTGGCTACTAAGAGGGGTTTTCAGAACCCTTTCTTCTTTGAAGTAGTTTACCTCACTGCATGGAGTATCTGGACTACGAGGAATGATAAAATTTCCAGGCACATCAGACTAACTTTTGGTGGATGGAAGGCCAAGTTTATCCATGACATCACCTTGCACTCCCATAGGATGAAGGATTCAATCAAACATGTGCTCCTTCAATGGATCAATGCTCTGCCATGATCCATCTGACATGGTTGTTTCTTGTATATTTGTAAATATCTTGTTGTATTTTTGTAGGTAGGAATTCtaaacacctagctagctactacTTCCTATTTTCTTTTTTGTAAGACTTGGGGCCTTGTTTTGATAAATGCCTGTGGGGCTTTTGCCTCATAGTGTTTAGTCAAAAAACATTCAAATTTGTCCCGAAaattagtatgtcatcaacatgcAAGCAAAGGATAAATCCCTCGCCCCCGCCATGGCGATAGTACAAACATTTATCggcttcgtttacaacaaagcttgtagctgttaaagttctttcaaaattctcatgccattgcttgggtgcttgcttaagtccatataaagacttcagcaacttgcacacttttccttcctgaccatctactacaaacccatctggttgttgcatataaatttcctcttccaactctccatttaggaaagcagtcttaacatccatttgatgaatgagaataccatgtgaggcagctaatgaaagtagtactcgaatagtggtcactcgagccacatgtgagtaatatcaaagaagtcttcaccttccttttgggtataacccatgGCCatgagccgtgccttgtacttctcgatagtaccatcaggcctaagcttcttcttgaataccaatTTGcaacctataggtttgcacccataaggatgatcagttatctcccaagtttcattttccaagatggaatccatctcactaggacctcttccttccagtagtcagcatcttccgatgcataggcctctgaaatagaaatgGGAGTGTCAtccatgagatacacaagaaaatcatcaccaaaggactttgcagtcctctgtctcttgttcctagtaggaacttcattgttcttctCCACATGATTTGCAGAGCGTTCCATCAAAATGGTAGGTTTAGTAATCGTAACtaattcctgattcgatgaactgggCATCTGCTGATTTGACGAGCTAGTCGTATCCTTCAtgtgaaagatatcttcaaagaaagtcgcatcattcgactccatgattgtactgacatgcatgtcagatacctaagattttacaaccaagaatctatagccaatggtatgaaaagcatatcccaggaaaacacaatccacggtttttggtccaagcttacgcttcttTGAAatgggcacattgactttcgccaaacaaccccaggttcatagataagagagttttaaccttttcttctcccattcctcgaatggagttatctctttgttctatgTGGAAACTTGGTTTAGGACGTggcatgcagtcaatatcgcctccccccaccattccttggagagtccccatgtgtctaacatggcattaaccaaatcagttagagtatggttctttctttcggctaacccatttgactgaggtgagtagggaggagtcctctcatggattataccatgttccgcacaaaaataaTCAAATTCATTgtaaaaaatactctccaccatggtaGAGCCCAAGCCTCTTGATtttatgatcaagttggttttccacttcagctttatagatgttgaaaaagttcaaagcttcatccttagatttcataagatacacatggcagtatctagtggagccattgacggtgtcctggactaggtggtactcaccacgtcatctcccgaccagctggattgggccgaggaccccccatggcggttcactcatgggccacctcgggcagcccatgccgcatacaaggaagatcccacgagacttggcgcacaagacgaggactctcctaaaccctaggcctctggtgtgttatataaaccgaggccaggctagtcaatagacaatctgatATTCATTATTACAGTCTCGTGGTAGACATATGTActatgtactacacccatatgaatacaatcaaaagcaggacgtagggttttacctccatcaagagggcccaaacctgggtaaaacctgtgtccatgttaccatcgcttcaAGACGCCTAGCTTGGGACCCCTGCTGCGAAATATGCCAGATATagaaccgatattggtgctttcattgagagccggcTAGGTGATCGTTATGGTTCGATGAGTTGTTTTCATCTACATCTGTTTCGAGCTTGCCAATCAAGATCGAAAGAGTTTCAACGGCGGTGTAATCAGGTTCTATCTTTTCAGATCGATTCCATACAAATTTTCCTTGTGAGTTGGTACTGCGGTTCATACGTATTTGTTGGCAGATCGGAGTCCATGTCGCCACTGCATCTTTCGAGGTTCAAGCCCATCCATCAAATTGTCTTTTCGACATGAACATGTGTAACCGGCCGACCTTCGAGATCCCTGAGCATCGTGGGCGTCCAGTAAAATCTATTTACTGTTGGCCGCACATGTAGTACACAGCCACGGGCACATAGTGACCGCGGCGAGCCTACAGCTACCGTACCCTTGCATCACACAGGGAgaattcttcttctcttttttaatTCAGTGCCTTGTCGGCTGCCGTAACTCTACTTTGTTGAAAGTTGTTTTCCCTTAAAGAACTACTTCTGCTAATCTAATTGAATGTTACCTTTGCACTACGGAAACCAAGACATGGTCAATGAATTATGAAGATTCAACTAGCACTACTAGTCCACGTGGTGGATCATGCAACGATCAAAATGAACtgacccttgtcggtgtcaaaaccggaggatctcgggtagggggtccaaaaCTATGCGtccaaggtcgatggtaacaggagacaggggacacgatgtttacccaggtttgggccctctctatggaggtaataccctacgtcatgcttgattgatattgatgaatacgagtattacaagagttgatctacctcgagatcgtaatggctaaaccctagagttctagcttgtatggttatgataatgaATTTGGCCTATccgaactaagtcctccggtttatatagacatcggaaggatctagggttacacaaggtcagttacaaagaagggaatctacatatctggtcgccaagcttgccttccacgccaaggagtgtCCCGtctggacacgggtacagtcttcggtcttcacatcttcacagtccatcagtctagcccatggctaacaggctggatgcccaaggaccccttagtccaggactcccttagtagcccccaaacctggcttcaatgacaagataTCTGGTGCGTAGTtcggtcttcggcattgcaaggcgggttcctccttccgaacttcaAAATAATCTTCAGATGAATTGATCATGTCCGGACCTATAACACACACCACCCAAtcatagagagaatataatattttacgaatccaatctgctgacaacttttttacaATATGACATCACGTCTGCCCGGTCACTATATCGAACCGTTTTGTCTGCCATCTcgtgtttcgagatgcggtttccattggcacgtcttgtctaagcagagatcgtgtccccttattacgggattctcatcaatacgggtgtgggtaacccaaccgtgtcgtttacacagccctcgggaataggcgagttttaaggcaagCAGGAAGGCGTTTGATATTGACGGCTTTTATAAGGGGGTAAGGATTTGTCCTCACTCAcccctgccttctccttcctctgcccatccattctagaGATCCAGCGCCCAAGCGCTAACTTCCCCGCTGGAGAAAACACTCCAACCATGTCCTGATCCGGAGCtggtggcaagtggatggcttctttTGTTAGGAAGAAAGGcatcaaggagcttcgagaggccggatacctggccaaggagatcgttcaccATCTCCCGACCGAAGGACAAATCATCCCTAGCCGagtgccccatgagagggtagtgtttctcgcACATTTCGTCCGtgagctgggattccctctccacccgtttgttcgcggactgatgttttactacgggctggacttccatgatctagcccccaactttatcctcaacatctcggcattcatagtcgtttgtgaggccttcctccatatcccgcctcacttcggcctatggctgaagactttcaatgtaaagccgaaggtggtgagaggccaacaagcagagtgtggaggcaccatggtgggaaagatgcccaatgttacatggcccgaaggctcctttgtggagacg
It encodes:
- the LOC119301029 gene encoding uncharacterized protein LOC119301029 produces the protein MAAAEPPEHLLLLPSPATASPGPRACRLAHKLLCFLTRHDKKQHHRGPCIIEHHQDQPRCHSGRPSTSCFSSSRLLPCASTLEPRLHDAATSSPSSISSSPPRAKRLQPRPHLHPPPASRAAGPRRRAAVSGRPPPKSRCCLSVQHRRCSIFWRAEGCARCSASPMSRSREEQGRPVQPAR